A region from the Arachis ipaensis cultivar K30076 chromosome B01, Araip1.1, whole genome shotgun sequence genome encodes:
- the LOC107619934 gene encoding UDP-glucose flavonoid 3-O-glucosyltransferase 7-like — MESHSPYLDEQRQQPLRIYFIPFLAAGHMLPLSDIARVFAARGHRVTIITTPSNAQVIRTSTPHHPNFLLHTVPFPSQEVGLPDGIENLSDTFDDDTFMKVFNGMDTLREPIEHFLGHHPPDCIVADFMFPWVEDLANKLRVPRLVFNGFSLFAICAVESFRAHPVPPDASPPFLIHDFPHSVTLKATPPTLLREVLESTFEAELRSHGIILNNFVELDGEEYVQYYERTTGHKVWHLGPACLLHRTAEEKAERGQKSVLSVQKCMSWLDSKNPNSVVYICFGSLCCFPDCQLYEIACAVEASGCEFIWVVREKEGKEEEEEMKEKWLPKGFEERNSKRGIIIRGWAPQVLILRHSAVGGFLSHCGWNSTVEAISAGVPMITWPMHSEQFYNEKLITEVRGVGVEVGVDEWRSTGYGQREKVVGRGCIEVAIRRLMDGGNEAQEIRLRAQELGKKARAAVQEGGSSLNNFTALIDELQRLRDCKHVD, encoded by the coding sequence ATGGAAAGTCATTCTCCTTATCTTGATGAACAGAGGCAGCAGCCACTAAGAATCTACTTCATCCCATTCCTCGCAGCCGGTCACATGCTCCCTCTCAGCGACATAGCAAGAGTCTTCGCCGCACGTGGCCACCGCGTGACCATCATCACTACCCCCTCCAACGCCCAAGTCATCCGCACCTCCACTCCCCACCACCCCAACTTCCTTCTCCATACTGTCCCCTTCCCCTCCCAAGAAGTAGGACTCCCCGACGGCATCGAGAACCTCTCAGACACCTTCGACGACGACACCTTCATGAAGGTGTTCAACGGTATGGACACTCTCCGTGAGCCCATTGAACACTTTCTGGGCCACCACCCACCCGATTGTATCGTCGCTGACTTCATGTTCCCGTGGGTGGAAGACTTGGCCAACAAGCTCCGCGTCCCAAGGTTGGTCTTCAATGGCTTCTCCCTCTTCGCCATCTGCGCCGTCGAGTCCTTCAGGGCACACCCGGTCCCTCCCGATGCTTCGCCTCCCTTTCTCATCCATGACTTCCCTCACTCTGTCACCTTGAAAGCAACCCCACCAACGCTTTTAAGGGAGGTCCTAGAGTCGACGTTTGAGGCAGAGCTCAGAAGCCACGGCATCATCCTCAACAATTTCGTGGAGCTCGACGGAGAAGAGTACGTCCAGTACTACGAGAGAACAACGGGGCATAAGGTCTGGCATCTTGGCCCTGCGTGTCTTCTTCACAGAACCGCTGAAGAAAAAGCGGAGAGAGGACAGAAGAGCGTGTTGAGCGTTCAGAAGTGCATGAGCTGGCTCGACTCTAAGAATCCAAACTCTGTGGTCTACATATGCTTTGGGAGTCTATGCTGCTTCCCGGATTGCCAGCTGTACGAGATAGCATGCGCGGTGGAAGCATCGGGTTGTGAATTCATATGGGTGGTACGGGAGAAGGAGgggaaagaggaggaggaagaaatgaaagaaaagtggCTGCCAAAGGGGTTTGAGGAGAGGAATTCAAAGAGGGGAATTATCATAAGAGGGTGGGCCCCACAGGTTTTAATATTGAGGCACTCCGCCGTGGGTGGGTTTTTGTCTCACTGCGGGTGGAACTCTACTGTGGAAGCCATCAGTGCTGGGGTTCCGATGATAACGTGGCCAATGCACTCGGAACAGTTCTATAATGAAAAACTGATAACTGAGGTGCGCGGGGTTGGAGTGGAGGTTGGTGTAGATGAATGGAGGTCAACTGGCTATGGCCAAAGAGAGAAGGTTGTGGGAAGAGGTTGCATAGAGGTGGCTATAAGGAGGTTGATGGATGGTGGCAATGAAGCCCAAGAAATCAGACTGCGCGCTCAAGAGCTTGGGAAGAAGGCTAGAGCTGCTGTTCAAGAAGGTGGCTCATCCCTTAACAATTTCACTGCCTTGATTGATGAGCTTCAACGTTTGAGAGATTGCAAGCATGTGGATTga
- the LOC107637905 gene encoding UDP-glucose flavonoid 3-O-glucosyltransferase 7, which translates to MEEEQPLKIYFIPFLAAGHMIPHCDIARLFASRGHHVTIITTPANSQIIRNSIPHHPNFAVHTVHFPSQEVGLPDGLESLSTVTDMVNLYKVYQATTMLRDPIEDFVGNHPPDCIVGDFMFPWVDDLANKLRIPRFAFNGFCLFSLCAIESLKAHPIPLDASPPFLLHGLPHPVTLKTAPPTNIKEVLDAMIEIELRSNGLIVNNFAELDGEEYIQYYERTTGHKAWHLGPACLLHRTVEEKAQRGQKSVLSAHKCMSWLDSKKQNSVVYICFGSLCCFPDNQLYEIACAVEASGCEFVWVVPEKKGKENEEEEEKQKWLPKGFEERNSKKGMIIRGWAPQVLILEHPAVGAFVTHCGWNSTVEAVSAGVPMITWPVHGEQFYNEKLVSDVRGIGVEVGADEWGTIGFGEREKLVGREDIERALRRLMDGGDEAQEIRGRTKEFGKKARVAVQEGGSSYNNLTALIDELKRLRCCKTTP; encoded by the coding sequence ATGGAAGAAGAGCAGCCACTCAAAATCTACTTCATCCCCTTCCTTGCCGCCGGTCACATGATCCCTCACTGCGACATAGCAAGACTCTTTGCCTCACGTGGTCATCACGTGACCATCATCACCACCCCTGCCAACTCCCAAATCATCCGCAATTCCATTCCTCACCACCCCAACTTCGCCGTCCACACCGTCCACTTCCCTTCCCAAGAGGTAGGCCTTCCCGACGGCCTTGAGAGCCTCTCCACCGTAACCGACATGGTCAACCTCTACAAGGTCTACCAAGCCACCACCATGCTCCGCGACCCTATTGAGGACTTCGTGGGGAACCACCCACCGGATTGCATCGTCGGCGACTTCATGTTCCCGTGGGTGGACGACTTGGCTAACAAGCTTCGCATCCCAAGGTTTGCCTTCAATGGCTTCTGCCTCTTTTCCCTCTGCGCCATTGAATCACTGAAAGCTCATCCTATTCCTCTCGATGCTTCTCCACCGTTTCTCCTCCACGGTCTTCCTCACCCTGTCACTCTAAAAACAGCCCCGCCAACGAACATAAAAGAGGTGTTGGATGCGATGATAGAGATAGAGCTCAGAAGCAATGGACTAATAGTCAACAACTTCGCAGAGCTCGACGGAGAAGAGTACATCCAGTACTACGAGAGAACAACGGGACACAAGGCATGGCATCTTGGACCTGCGTGTCTTCTTCACAGAACCGTTGAAGAAAAAGCGCAGAGAGGACAGAAGAGCGTGTTGAGCGCTCACAAGTGTATGAGCTGGCTCGATTCCAAGAAACAAAATTCGGTGGTTTACATATGCTTTGGGAGTCTCTGCTGCTTCCCGGATAACCAGCTTTATGAGATAGCATGCGCGGTGGAAGCATCGGGTTGCGAGTTCGTGTGGGTGGTGCCGGAGAAGAAGGGAAAGGAgaatgaggaagaggaagagaaacAGAAGTGGCTGCCAAAGGGGTTTGAGGAAAGGAATTCAAAGAAGGGAATGATTATAAGAGGGTGGGCCCCGCAGGTTCTGATATTGGAACACCCTGCTGTAGGAGCGTTTGTTACCCACTGTGGGTGGAATTCCACCGTGGAAGCCGTTAGTGCTGGGGTGCCAATGATAACGTGGCCGGTGCATGGTGAACAATTCTATAATGAGAAGCTGGTAAGTGATGTGCGTGGAATCGGAGTGGAGGTTGGGGCGGATGAGTGGGGGACTATTGGGTTTGGGGAGAGAGAGAAGTTGGTTGGAAGAGAAGACATTGAGAGGGCCCTCAGGAGGTTGATGGACGGTGGCGATGAAGCTCAAGAAATCAGAGGGCGCACAAAGGAGTTTGGGAAGAAGGCTCGAGTTGCCGTTCAAGAAGGTGGATCGTCTTACAATAATTTGACGGCTCTGATTGATGAACTTAAACGGTTGAGATGCTGTAAGACAACACCATAA